One Triplophysa dalaica isolate WHDGS20190420 chromosome 1, ASM1584641v1, whole genome shotgun sequence DNA segment encodes these proteins:
- the mef2ab gene encoding myocyte-specific enhancer factor 2A, protein MGRKKIQITRIMDERNRQVTFTKRKFGLMKKAYELSVLCDCEIALIIFNSSNKLFQYASTDMDKVLLKYTEYNEPHESRTNSDIVKVLNKKEQRGCESPDPDTSYVITPHTEEKYQKINEEFDNMMRNHKIPAVLGQQTFCLPITLPVSNPASLSYSTDSSLDTPASLSGTGVLSLSSSGLQNTDSAPVLDGVPTSSVATSPNGVHSPLWSFIQLSTSLYFLYSANGSIGSSEGRAVQQKSSLLTGRRPELKVRIPPVRSGSPGRVNSPQSNQSLSTPVVSVATPSLHPQGLVYSAMTSSYDTDFALNSAEPSTLHGFSSPECITSGPESSWEHCQSVQTGFSTQRTTHPQPFDSNSIIIKSEPTSPPREHAHSLYPNIHIVPLPDTTQELGRSPADSFSSSGSSYEGSDREDQRVDSLPVTVTQRHGSRSSPGTEDQDDPSFKRMRTDSWVT, encoded by the exons ATGGGGAGAAAGAAGATCCAGATCACACGCATAATGGATGAGAGAAACCGACAG gtaACTTTCACAAAGAGAAAGTTCGGTCTGATGAAGAAGGCGTACGAGCTCAGTGTTTTGTGTGACTGTGAAATAGCCCTGATAATCTTCAACAGTTCCAATAAGCTCTTCCAGTACGCCAGCACGGACATGGACAAGGTGTTACTCAAGTACACCGAATACAATGAGCCCCATGAGAGCAGAACCAACTCTGATATCGTGAAA GTGTTAAACAAGAAGGAACAGAGAGGCTGTGAAAGCCCAGACCCGGACACTTCATATGTCATCACCCCTCACACAGAAGAGAAATATCAGAAGATCAACGAAGAGTTTGACAATATGATGAGAAATCATAAAATC CCGGCTGTTTTAGGCCAGCAGACTTTCTGTCTGCCCATCACTTTGCCCGTTAGCAACCCGGCTTCACTCTCCTACAGTACGGACAGCTCACTGGACACCCCGGCGTCTCTCAGCGGGACGGGTGTACTGTCCCTGTCCTCTAGTGGTCTCCAGAACACTGATTCTGCCCCTGTCCTGG ATGGTGTGCCGACCTCCTCCGTTGCCACATCTCCAAATGGTGTTCACTCCCCCCTGTGG AGTTTCATCCAACTCAGCACCAGTCTCTACTTTTTGTATTCAGCAAACGGCTCCATCGGTAGTTCTGAAGGAAGAGCCGTACAGCAAAAATCTTCATTGCTGACGGGCCGAAGACCTGAGCTGAAAGTACGCATCCCTCCTGTTCGCAGCGGCTCTCCAGGG AGAGTAAACAGCCCCCAATCCAACCAATCACTCAGCACGCCAGTGGTTTCCGTGGCAACCCCAAGTCTGCATCCCCAGGGCCTTGTTTACTCAGCCATGACCTCATCTTATGATACAG ATTTTGCCCTGAACAGTGCAGAACCAAGTACTTTACATGGCTTCAGTTCACCAGAGTGTATCACGTCAGGTCCAGAGTCATCATGGGAACATTGTCAGTCGGTTCAAACAGGGTTCAGTACTCAAAG AACCACACATCCACAACCCTTCGATTCAAACTCCATCATCATCAAATCAGAGCCAACCTCTCCACCCAGAGAACATGCCCACTCGCTGTACCCCAACATCCACATCGTGCCTCTTCCCGACACCACACAGGAATTAGGACGTTCTCCTGCAGACAGCTTCAGCTCCTCTGGCAGTTCATACGAGGGTAGCGACCGTGAGGACCAGCGGGTGGACTCTCTCCCAGTTACTGTGACCCAGAGACATGGGAGTAGATCATCGCCAGGTACGGAAGACCAGGATGACCCATCATTCAAACGCATGCGAACTGACAGCTGGGTGACTTAA